Proteins from one Mycobacterium sp. SMC-2 genomic window:
- a CDS encoding hemerythrin domain-containing protein, translating to MADMIVQSPDEVVAFLKAQHNLIEDLFDEVLHASDPQAREKPFATLRQLLAVHETAEEMVVHPRVRREADAGDAIVDARLKEEHEAKELLSSIEDLDITSQQFIDELTKLRAAVLEHAQQEESEEFPVLNKELDEADLKRMGTAVRVAQAIAPTHPHPGVESAKLNFALGPFASMLDRARDLIGQALGS from the coding sequence ATGGCCGACATGATTGTGCAATCGCCCGACGAAGTCGTCGCATTCCTGAAAGCGCAGCACAACCTCATCGAGGACCTGTTCGACGAGGTGCTGCACGCGTCAGATCCGCAGGCGCGTGAAAAGCCGTTCGCCACGCTGCGTCAACTGCTGGCCGTACACGAGACGGCCGAGGAAATGGTGGTGCACCCGCGCGTGCGCCGCGAGGCCGACGCCGGCGACGCGATCGTCGACGCCCGACTCAAAGAAGAGCACGAGGCCAAGGAGTTGCTGTCGAGCATCGAGGACCTCGACATCACCTCACAGCAGTTCATCGATGAGCTCACGAAGCTACGCGCGGCCGTGCTGGAGCATGCGCAGCAGGAGGAAAGCGAGGAGTTCCCCGTGCTGAACAAGGAACTCGACGAGGCCGACCTCAAGCGGATGGGCACGGCGGTGCGGGTGGCTCAGGCCATCGCACCTACCCACCCGCATCCCGGCGTGGAATCGGCGAAGCTGAATTTCGCTCTCGGACCTTTCGCGTCGATGCTCGACCGCGCCCGCGATCTCATCGGGCAGGCCCTCGGCTCGTAA
- a CDS encoding ferritin-like domain-containing protein, with protein MTSSDKTTVLAQLRALHQLTNTEIQVAETRIAQARTEAVQRELTQNASNGRDRSEAIEKAIRELGGVPDIVGPFLGRAAAAVKALTEQAQPFDEALLGDLALEGQLLDRARYLKALAVAAKLPEIEDLATGLITAHSATVDWLTTVLAEDALGGPAALRRTPLQAAAGTAVKLVNLPVEWSVRGVDRAADALRSARPTFNELVSRGAHAGDVATRALAASRNAALEAAEKVTRNEGARQTADALHAARTAVGVLDADELPIPNYDELTVSDAVAEMKELTNPSDVRAIIAYEEANKNRQRVVSAAQTRVAAIAQEVVGINN; from the coding sequence ATGACTTCATCGGACAAGACGACCGTGCTGGCGCAGTTGCGCGCGCTGCACCAGCTGACCAACACGGAGATCCAGGTCGCGGAAACGCGCATCGCGCAGGCGCGTACGGAGGCCGTTCAACGTGAGTTGACGCAGAACGCGTCGAATGGGCGCGATCGATCCGAGGCCATCGAAAAGGCGATCCGGGAGCTCGGCGGCGTCCCCGACATCGTCGGCCCCTTCCTGGGCCGCGCCGCCGCGGCGGTCAAGGCCCTGACCGAGCAGGCCCAACCGTTCGACGAGGCGCTTCTGGGCGACCTCGCGCTGGAGGGCCAACTGCTCGACCGCGCCCGCTACCTCAAAGCCCTGGCCGTCGCCGCCAAGCTTCCGGAGATCGAGGATCTGGCGACCGGGCTGATCACCGCTCACTCCGCCACCGTCGACTGGCTGACGACCGTGCTTGCCGAAGACGCGCTCGGCGGCCCGGCCGCGCTGCGCCGCACACCGCTGCAGGCTGCGGCCGGTACCGCGGTGAAGCTGGTGAACCTGCCGGTTGAGTGGTCGGTCCGAGGCGTCGACAGGGCCGCCGACGCGCTGCGCTCCGCCCGGCCGACCTTCAACGAGCTGGTGAGTCGGGGCGCGCACGCCGGCGACGTGGCAACGCGGGCGCTCGCCGCGTCGCGCAACGCCGCCCTCGAGGCGGCCGAGAAGGTCACCCGCAACGAGGGCGCCCGGCAGACCGCCGACGCCCTGCACGCGGCCCGCACCGCCGTGGGAGTCCTCGACGCCGACGAGCTGCCCATACCCAACTACGACGAGCTCACCGTCAGCGACGCAGTGGCCGAGATGAAGGAACTCACCAATCCGAGCGACGTGCGGGCGATCATCGCTTACGAAGAGGCGAACAAGAACCGCCAGCGTGTCGTGTCGGCGGCTCAGACGCGCGTCGCCGCGATCGCGCAGGAGGTCGTCGGGATCAACAACTAG
- a CDS encoding CoA ester lyase encodes MYDQINSSATDPDDIGYRIDPVLARSWLLVNGAHGDRFQSAAHSRADIVVLDIEDAVAPKDKHAARDNVVSWLGAGNTDWVRVNGFGTPWWADDLAALAGTPVGGVMLAMVESVDHVTETAQRLPNVPIVALVETARGLERITEIAAAKGTFRLAFGIGDFRRDTGFGEDPSTLAYARSRFTIAAKAASLPSAIDGPTIGSNALKLIEATAVSVEFGMTGKICLTPDQCAVVNEGLSPSQDEISWAKEFFAEFERDGGEIRNGSDLPRIARATKILELARAYGIESTDFDEEEREHSPAPSDTYHY; translated from the coding sequence ATGTACGACCAGATCAACAGCAGTGCGACGGACCCCGACGACATCGGCTATCGCATCGATCCCGTCCTGGCCCGCAGTTGGCTATTGGTCAACGGTGCGCACGGCGACCGGTTCCAATCCGCGGCGCACTCCCGGGCCGACATCGTCGTGCTCGACATCGAGGACGCCGTCGCTCCCAAAGACAAGCACGCCGCCCGCGACAACGTGGTGAGTTGGTTGGGCGCCGGCAACACCGACTGGGTGCGTGTCAACGGCTTCGGCACGCCCTGGTGGGCCGACGACCTCGCTGCGCTGGCCGGCACCCCGGTCGGCGGGGTGATGCTGGCGATGGTCGAATCTGTGGACCACGTCACCGAGACCGCGCAGCGGCTGCCCAACGTGCCGATCGTCGCGCTGGTGGAGACGGCCCGCGGCCTGGAACGCATCACCGAAATCGCCGCGGCGAAGGGCACCTTCCGACTCGCCTTCGGCATCGGCGATTTCCGCCGCGACACCGGTTTCGGGGAAGACCCGAGCACGCTGGCCTATGCCCGGTCGCGCTTCACCATCGCCGCGAAGGCGGCCAGCCTGCCCAGCGCCATCGACGGGCCCACGATCGGCTCCAACGCCCTGAAACTGATCGAGGCGACGGCCGTGTCCGTGGAATTCGGGATGACGGGCAAGATCTGCCTGACCCCGGACCAATGCGCCGTGGTGAACGAGGGCCTGTCGCCATCGCAGGACGAAATCTCTTGGGCCAAGGAGTTCTTCGCCGAGTTCGAACGGGACGGGGGAGAGATCCGCAACGGCTCCGACCTGCCGCGGATCGCGCGGGCCACGAAGATCCTCGAGCTGGCCCGCGCCTACGGCATTGAATCGACGGACTTCGACGAGGAAGAGCGGGAGCACTCGCCCGCGCCGTCGGACACCTATCACTACTGA
- a CDS encoding DsbA family protein, whose product MSVVVDFHFDPMCPFAYQTSLWIRDVREQLGITVDWRFFSLEEVNRSEGQKHPWEREWSYGWSLMRIGALLRRTDMSLLDRWYAAIGRELHTLGGKPHDPAVARRLLSDIGAEASVFDAALDDPTTHDEIRHDHQRVIDAGGYGVPTLFLLGQCLFGPVLVDPPTGPKALTLWNVVTGMAELPHVYELQRPKSPADVELIGRTLRPYLDGRDWVSINRGEVIDVERLTGQGT is encoded by the coding sequence ATGAGCGTTGTCGTCGATTTCCATTTCGACCCGATGTGCCCGTTCGCCTACCAGACCTCGTTGTGGATCCGCGACGTCCGCGAGCAACTCGGCATCACCGTGGATTGGCGATTCTTCAGCCTCGAAGAGGTCAACCGGTCAGAGGGCCAGAAGCACCCGTGGGAACGGGAGTGGTCCTACGGATGGTCCCTGATGCGGATCGGGGCGCTGCTGCGCCGAACCGACATGTCGCTGCTGGATCGGTGGTACGCCGCCATCGGACGTGAACTTCACACGCTGGGCGGCAAACCGCACGACCCCGCGGTCGCCCGGCGCCTGCTGAGCGACATCGGCGCCGAGGCGTCGGTTTTCGACGCCGCTCTGGACGACCCGACCACCCACGACGAGATACGCCACGACCATCAACGGGTCATCGACGCCGGTGGCTATGGGGTGCCGACGCTATTTCTCCTGGGACAGTGCCTGTTTGGCCCGGTACTGGTGGACCCGCCGACGGGGCCGAAGGCCCTGACACTGTGGAACGTCGTCACCGGCATGGCCGAGCTGCCCCACGTGTACGAGCTGCAGCGGCCCAAGTCGCCCGCAGATGTCGAGCTGATCGGTCGCACGCTGCGTCCGTACCTCGACGGGCGCGACTGGGTCAGCATCAATCGCGGTGAGGTCATCGACGTCGAGCGCCTCACCGGCCAGGGAACCTAG
- a CDS encoding 13E12 repeat family protein, with translation MFEELAAVDPAADESALIERIAELETAKSAAAAGQARAAAALDAMRRASEAEAKVPAARRGRGVASEVALARRDAPARGGRHLGFAKALVHEMPHTLAALECGVLSEWRATLIVRESACLDIDDRRTLDAELCADPASLHGMGDARVAAAAKAIAYRLDPHAVVERSAKAEQERTVTIRPAPDTMTYLTALLPVAQGVSVYAALRREADTRGDGRSRGQVMADTLVERVTGRSAAVPTPIAVNLVLSDETLLGSDHAPADIRGYGPIPAAVARAMVASAVSDRRSRATLRRLYAHPRTGALVAMESRARIFPRGLATFIGLRDQRCRTPYCDAPIRHRDHAQPWAESGATTADNGLGLCEGCNYVKENAGWRVSTAVDENHTHTALFTTPTGKSYRSTAPPRALVITVSEVEIRIGVSLARHAA, from the coding sequence ATGTTCGAGGAATTAGCCGCGGTCGACCCGGCGGCCGACGAATCGGCGCTGATCGAGCGCATCGCCGAGCTGGAGACGGCCAAGTCCGCGGCCGCCGCGGGCCAGGCCCGGGCGGCCGCCGCGCTGGACGCCATGCGCCGGGCTTCCGAGGCCGAGGCTAAGGTACCCGCCGCGCGGCGCGGGCGGGGCGTGGCCAGCGAGGTCGCGCTGGCAAGACGCGACGCCCCCGCGCGAGGCGGGCGGCACCTGGGCTTCGCCAAAGCCCTGGTGCACGAGATGCCACACACGCTGGCGGCGCTGGAATGCGGTGTGCTGTCGGAGTGGCGAGCGACGCTGATCGTCCGTGAGAGCGCCTGCCTGGACATCGACGACCGCCGCACGTTGGACGCGGAACTGTGCGCCGACCCGGCGAGCCTGCATGGCATGGGCGATGCCCGCGTGGCCGCGGCCGCAAAGGCGATCGCCTACCGGCTGGACCCACACGCCGTCGTCGAGCGTTCAGCCAAGGCGGAGCAGGAACGCACGGTCACCATCCGGCCGGCGCCCGACACGATGACGTATCTCACCGCGTTACTGCCGGTGGCCCAAGGCGTTTCGGTGTACGCCGCGCTGCGCCGCGAAGCGGACACCCGCGGTGACGGGCGATCGCGCGGGCAGGTAATGGCCGACACGCTGGTCGAAAGGGTCACCGGCCGCAGCGCGGCGGTCCCCACTCCGATCGCGGTCAACCTGGTGCTCTCCGACGAGACGCTGCTGGGCAGTGACCATGCGCCGGCCGACATCCGCGGCTACGGGCCCATCCCCGCGGCGGTCGCGCGCGCCATGGTCGCTAGCGCTGTCTCCGACCGACGTTCGCGCGCAACCCTGCGCAGGCTCTATGCGCATCCCCGGACCGGTGCGCTGGTGGCCATGGAGTCTCGAGCACGCATTTTCCCGCGCGGGCTGGCCACCTTCATCGGGCTACGCGATCAACGGTGCCGCACCCCCTACTGCGACGCCCCGATCAGGCACCGCGACCACGCACAACCGTGGGCCGAGAGCGGCGCGACCACCGCGGACAATGGTCTGGGACTGTGCGAGGGCTGCAACTACGTCAAGGAAAACGCGGGCTGGCGGGTAAGCACCGCGGTTGACGAAAACCACACCCACACAGCACTATTCACGACGCCCACGGGCAAGAGCTACCGGTCGACGGCCCCGCCCCGCGCGCTGGTGATCACGGTCAGCGAGGTGGAGATCCGCATCGGGGTCTCGCTCGCGCGGCACGCGGCCTAG
- a CDS encoding IS110 family transposase, with protein MTASRVVVIGADTHLDTVHLAVLDTTGKPLADTKFRTRPVDYFVAVKWAQSFGQVQIAGIEGTSSYGAGLTRAFQDAGIEVAEVNRPDRAARRRQGKSDPLDAYAAARAALAGHGLAVPKDEHTHALRALLIARRGAVKARTPAINQIKALLVTAPAELREHYRRHTPTQLTRALARCRPSTQSDPTSAAILAGCKALAQRTEFLKHQEKDLTTELDALITTINPGLRAAYGVGPDTAAQLIITAGTNPHRLRSEAAFAMLCGAAPIPASSGKTSRHRLSRGGDRAANQALHRIALVRMSNHPSTRDYVTRQLANGRSKRDILRLLKRAIARETFRLLTRQCDIDDYSDLRPARQTKNITVTAAAQHLGVWPTVISRIERGLQRDDTLADNYRQWLAAA; from the coding sequence GTGACAGCTTCACGCGTCGTCGTCATCGGCGCCGACACCCATTTGGATACCGTCCACCTAGCCGTTTTGGATACGACGGGAAAACCGTTGGCCGATACCAAGTTTCGGACGCGCCCCGTCGACTATTTCGTGGCGGTCAAATGGGCGCAAAGCTTCGGACAGGTGCAAATCGCAGGTATCGAGGGCACCAGCTCCTATGGCGCCGGGCTGACTCGGGCTTTCCAGGACGCCGGGATCGAGGTCGCCGAAGTCAACCGGCCTGACCGCGCAGCCCGTCGACGACAAGGCAAATCCGACCCATTGGATGCCTACGCTGCGGCCCGGGCCGCGCTGGCCGGTCACGGATTGGCCGTGCCCAAAGATGAACACACCCACGCATTGCGGGCCCTGCTGATCGCGCGTCGCGGGGCCGTCAAAGCGCGCACCCCCGCAATCAACCAGATCAAAGCGTTGCTCGTCACCGCCCCCGCCGAGTTGCGAGAACACTACCGGCGTCACACCCCGACTCAACTGACCCGTGCGCTGGCCCGCTGCCGGCCCAGCACCCAGTCCGACCCGACCAGTGCCGCCATCCTCGCCGGGTGCAAAGCACTGGCTCAACGAACCGAGTTCCTCAAGCATCAGGAAAAAGACCTGACCACCGAACTCGACGCACTAATCACCACGATCAATCCCGGCCTGCGTGCGGCCTACGGCGTTGGGCCCGATACCGCCGCTCAGCTGATCATCACCGCCGGCACCAACCCGCACCGCCTGCGCAGCGAGGCGGCCTTCGCAATGTTATGCGGCGCAGCTCCCATCCCGGCGTCTTCAGGGAAGACGTCTCGTCATCGACTCTCCCGGGGCGGAGATCGAGCCGCCAACCAAGCGCTGCACCGCATCGCACTGGTCCGGATGTCAAACCATCCCAGCACCCGCGACTACGTCACACGCCAACTCGCCAACGGCCGTTCCAAGCGCGACATCCTGCGGCTGCTCAAACGCGCCATCGCCCGCGAAACCTTCAGGCTGCTCACCCGGCAATGCGACATCGACGACTACAGCGACCTGCGCCCAGCCCGTCAAACCAAGAACATCACGGTCACCGCCGCAGCCCAACACCTCGGTGTCTGGCCAACGGTCATCTCCCGGATAGAACGAGGACTCCAACGTGACGACACCCTCGCCGACAACTACCGCCAATGGCTAGCAGCGGCCTAA
- a CDS encoding DUF488 domain-containing protein, with product MSAKKRIRVARLYEDVTADDGQRVLVDRVWPRGVRKNDPRVGTWCKDVAPSKDLREWYQHRPERFDEFASRYKAELRDNPALEELRGIARHGVVTLVTATREVDISQAAVLAELLKSR from the coding sequence ATGAGCGCCAAGAAACGGATCCGGGTGGCGCGGCTTTACGAGGACGTCACCGCAGACGACGGCCAGCGGGTGCTGGTCGACCGGGTTTGGCCGCGGGGAGTGCGCAAGAACGACCCGCGGGTGGGCACCTGGTGCAAGGACGTCGCGCCGTCGAAGGACCTCCGCGAGTGGTATCAACACCGGCCCGAGCGGTTCGACGAATTCGCTTCCCGGTACAAGGCGGAATTGCGGGACAACCCGGCGCTGGAGGAGTTGCGCGGGATCGCGAGGCACGGCGTCGTCACCCTGGTGACCGCGACCCGCGAGGTGGACATCAGCCAGGCGGCCGTCCTTGCGGAGCTGCTGAAAAGCCGCTGA
- a CDS encoding LLM class F420-dependent oxidoreductase has protein sequence MRLGLHALGIGAGADRAVIDAVASTADTCGFATLWVGEHVVMVDRPASRYPYSDDGVIAVPAQADWLDPMIALSFAAAASSRIGLATGVLLLPEHNPVVAAKQAASLDRLSGGRLALGVGVGWSREEFAALSVPFANRGARTAEYAAAMRTLWRDDVASFDGDFVRFGSIRVNPKPVRDRRIPIVVGGNSDSALRRVAVWGDGWYGFNIDGLAAVRDRVATLERLCAEAGRDRAQLRLSVALRDPSVGDIPALAELGVDELVLVEAPPDRPDAAADWVSALADHWMTAAQT, from the coding sequence ATGCGGCTGGGATTGCATGCCCTGGGGATCGGTGCGGGCGCCGATCGCGCGGTGATCGATGCCGTCGCGTCGACTGCGGACACTTGCGGCTTCGCCACGCTGTGGGTGGGTGAACACGTCGTCATGGTCGACCGGCCGGCTTCGCGCTATCCCTACTCCGACGACGGCGTCATCGCGGTTCCGGCACAAGCGGATTGGCTTGATCCGATGATCGCGCTGAGCTTCGCCGCCGCGGCATCGTCGCGAATCGGGCTGGCAACGGGCGTGCTCCTGCTGCCCGAACACAACCCCGTGGTGGCGGCGAAGCAGGCCGCCAGCCTGGATCGGCTCAGCGGTGGGCGGCTGGCGCTGGGGGTCGGTGTGGGGTGGTCCAGGGAGGAATTCGCCGCGCTTTCGGTGCCGTTCGCCAACCGCGGTGCGCGCACCGCCGAATACGCCGCCGCGATGCGCACGTTGTGGCGTGACGACGTCGCTTCGTTCGATGGTGATTTCGTCCGCTTCGGCTCTATTCGCGTCAATCCCAAACCGGTGCGAGACCGTCGTATCCCGATCGTGGTTGGCGGCAATAGCGATTCGGCGCTGCGGCGGGTGGCCGTGTGGGGCGATGGCTGGTACGGGTTCAACATCGACGGCCTGGCGGCCGTGCGCGATCGCGTCGCCACGCTGGAGCGGCTATGCGCCGAGGCCGGACGTGATCGTGCGCAGCTGCGGCTGTCGGTGGCGCTGCGTGATCCCAGCGTGGGGGATATCCCCGCCCTAGCCGAGTTGGGCGTCGACGAATTGGTTCTCGTCGAGGCGCCCCCTGACCGGCCCGACGCGGCCGCCGATTGGGTCTCGGCATTGGCTGACCATTGGATGACGGCGGCCCAAACGTGA
- a CDS encoding GNAT family N-acetyltransferase has protein sequence MSDAGPILPRELTDIPDEVRAVPPPPIPGLPEPYGLRLADPDADAEMVAEWMSRPHLVEAWESAWPVARWRRYLRAQLEGGFSRPFIATLDSVPRAYIELYRAAKDSIANRYDYHPHDLGLHVAVADLDYIRRGHVSYLLPHLVGSILGLDPRCRRIMFDPDHRNVFARTFCERGGCAFLGEHDMSNRRMALYVLPRTPDDVPRG, from the coding sequence GTGAGCGATGCCGGACCCATACTCCCGCGGGAGTTGACCGACATTCCCGACGAGGTCCGCGCCGTCCCGCCGCCGCCCATACCCGGGTTGCCCGAGCCGTACGGCCTGCGTCTTGCCGATCCCGATGCGGACGCTGAGATGGTCGCCGAGTGGATGAGCCGGCCGCACCTGGTTGAAGCGTGGGAATCCGCCTGGCCGGTGGCGCGCTGGCGGCGTTATTTGCGGGCGCAGCTCGAAGGCGGCTTCTCTAGACCGTTCATAGCCACGCTCGATTCGGTACCCCGCGCCTACATCGAGTTGTACAGGGCGGCAAAGGATTCCATCGCCAACCGGTATGACTACCACCCCCACGACCTGGGCCTGCACGTCGCGGTCGCCGATCTGGATTACATCAGGCGGGGACACGTCAGTTACCTGCTGCCACATTTGGTTGGCAGCATTTTGGGCCTTGATCCGCGATGTCGGCGCATCATGTTCGATCCCGACCACCGAAACGTCTTCGCGCGCACGTTCTGTGAGCGGGGCGGCTGCGCCTTTCTCGGCGAGCACGACATGTCGAACCGGCGGATGGCGCTGTATGTGCTGCCTCGCACGCCCGACGACGTTCCCCGCGGTTGA
- the crcB gene encoding fluoride efflux transporter CrcB — MTAGAVTTAAVWAGVALIGGIGSVLRFVVDRAVARRVAQSFPFGTLVVNVSGAALLGFLGGLVLSREAALLAGTAFVGAYTTFSTWMLETQRLGEERQTRAALANIVVSILLGEAAAFLGQWIAGQL; from the coding sequence ATGACGGCCGGCGCGGTCACGACGGCCGCGGTGTGGGCCGGTGTCGCGCTGATCGGCGGCATCGGTTCGGTGCTGCGCTTTGTGGTCGACCGCGCGGTGGCGCGCCGGGTGGCGCAATCGTTTCCGTTCGGCACATTGGTCGTGAACGTCAGCGGCGCCGCGCTGCTGGGCTTTCTCGGGGGCCTGGTGCTGAGCAGGGAAGCGGCCCTGTTGGCCGGCACCGCGTTCGTCGGCGCCTACACCACCTTTTCCACCTGGATGCTCGAAACGCAGCGGCTCGGCGAGGAGCGTCAGACGCGGGCGGCGCTTGCCAACATCGTCGTGAGCATCCTGCTGGGCGAGGCGGCGGCGTTCCTCGGGCAGTGGATCGCCGGGCAGCTCTGA
- the crcB gene encoding fluoride efflux transporter CrcB — MAHDYRELAAVFAGGALGSLARAAVGALTAGDPARWPWPTFTVNIVGAFLVGYFTTRLLERLPLSSYRRPLLGTGLCGGLTTFSTMQVETLRMVERGHWALAASYTATTIVLGLLAVHLATKLVRRVRVRG; from the coding sequence GTGGCACACGACTATCGCGAGTTGGCGGCGGTTTTCGCGGGCGGTGCGCTGGGCTCGCTGGCCCGCGCCGCCGTGGGCGCGCTCACGGCCGGCGACCCGGCGAGGTGGCCGTGGCCGACGTTCACGGTGAACATCGTCGGCGCCTTCCTGGTGGGCTACTTCACCACCCGGCTGCTGGAGCGGCTGCCGCTGTCGAGTTATCGGCGCCCCCTGCTGGGCACCGGCTTGTGCGGCGGGCTCACCACCTTCTCCACGATGCAGGTCGAAACGCTGAGGATGGTCGAGCGCGGCCATTGGGCCCTGGCCGCGAGCTATACCGCCACCACCATCGTGCTTGGCTTGCTGGCCGTGCACCTGGCCACAAAACTGGTGCGCCGGGTGCGGGTGCGCGGATGA
- the pgm gene encoding phosphoglucomutase (alpha-D-glucose-1,6-bisphosphate-dependent) codes for MAHPRAGQPAQPEDLVDLPHLVTAYYTVAPDPDDVAQQVAFGTSGHRGSALGGAFNEAHILAITQAIVEYRAAHGTTGPLFIGRDTHGLSEPAWVSALEVLAANDVVAVIDSRDRYTPTPAVSHAILAYNRGRTDGLADGIVVTPSHNPPPDGGFKYNPPNGGPADTDATNAIAKRANEILSDGSGVKRVPLARALRTVQRHDYLGNYVDDLPNVVDIGAIRAAGVRIGADPLGGASVDYWGEIAERHGLDLTVVNPLVDATWRFMTLDHDGKIRMDCSSPDAMAGLISMIATCDRYQIATGNDADSDRHGIVTPDGGLLNPNHYLAVAIDYLYTHRPAWPDGIAVGKTAVSSSIIDRVVAGIGRKLVEVPVGFKWFVDGLIGGTIGFGGEESAGASFLRRDGSVWTTDKDGIILALLASEILAVTGLTPSQRYQQLTAEYGTPFYARVDAPADRDQKARLAKLSAEQVTATEVAGEPIAAKLTAAPGNGAALGGLKVTTANAWFAARPSGTEDVYKIYAESFNGPEHLAEVQGAAREVVNKVIG; via the coding sequence ATGGCCCACCCCCGCGCCGGTCAGCCGGCCCAGCCCGAAGACCTCGTCGATCTGCCACACCTGGTGACGGCCTACTACACGGTTGCGCCCGATCCCGACGACGTGGCCCAGCAGGTGGCGTTCGGCACCTCGGGGCACCGCGGGTCGGCGCTGGGCGGGGCGTTCAACGAGGCCCACATCCTGGCCATCACCCAGGCCATCGTCGAGTACCGCGCCGCCCACGGCACCACCGGCCCGTTGTTCATCGGTCGTGACACGCATGGCCTTTCGGAGCCGGCGTGGGTTTCGGCGCTGGAGGTGCTGGCCGCCAACGACGTCGTCGCGGTCATCGACTCCCGCGACCGCTACACCCCGACACCGGCGGTCAGCCACGCCATCCTCGCCTACAACCGCGGGCGCACGGACGGGCTTGCAGACGGCATCGTCGTCACGCCGTCGCACAACCCCCCACCGGACGGCGGCTTCAAGTACAACCCGCCCAACGGCGGCCCGGCGGACACCGACGCGACGAACGCAATCGCCAAGCGCGCCAACGAGATTCTGAGCGACGGTTCCGGAGTCAAGCGGGTACCGCTCGCCCGAGCCCTGCGGACCGTCCAGCGCCACGACTATCTGGGCAACTATGTCGACGACCTGCCCAACGTGGTCGACATCGGCGCGATTCGCGCGGCCGGGGTGCGGATCGGGGCCGACCCGCTGGGTGGGGCGAGCGTCGACTACTGGGGTGAGATCGCCGAGCGGCACGGTCTCGACCTGACGGTGGTCAACCCGTTGGTCGACGCGACGTGGCGATTCATGACGCTCGATCATGACGGCAAGATCCGGATGGACTGCAGCTCGCCGGACGCGATGGCTGGGCTCATTTCGATGATCGCCACCTGCGACCGCTACCAGATCGCCACCGGCAACGACGCCGACTCCGACCGCCACGGCATCGTCACGCCCGACGGGGGGCTGCTCAACCCCAACCACTATCTGGCGGTGGCCATCGACTACCTCTACACGCACCGGCCGGCCTGGCCGGACGGCATCGCCGTCGGCAAGACCGCGGTCAGCTCGTCGATCATCGACCGGGTGGTGGCCGGCATCGGTCGCAAGCTCGTCGAAGTGCCGGTCGGGTTCAAGTGGTTCGTCGACGGCCTGATCGGCGGCACCATCGGGTTCGGCGGCGAGGAGTCCGCGGGGGCGTCGTTCCTGCGGCGCGACGGCTCGGTGTGGACCACCGACAAGGACGGCATCATCCTGGCGCTGCTGGCCTCCGAGATCCTGGCCGTCACCGGGTTGACCCCGTCGCAGCGCTACCAGCAGCTGACCGCCGAGTACGGCACGCCCTTCTACGCGCGGGTCGACGCGCCCGCCGATCGTGACCAGAAAGCCCGGCTGGCCAAGCTCTCTGCCGAGCAGGTGACCGCGACCGAGGTGGCAGGCGAGCCGATCGCCGCGAAACTCACCGCCGCCCCCGGCAACGGCGCCGCCTTGGGCGGATTGAAGGTGACGACCGCCAACGCATGGTTTGCCGCGCGCCCGTCGGGCACCGAGGACGTCTACAAAATCTATGCGGAGTCTTTCAACGGCCCCGAGCATTTAGCGGAGGTGCAAGGAGCCGCGCGCGAGGTAGTTAATAAAGTCATTGGGTGA